From a single Sediminibacterium sp. KACHI17 genomic region:
- a CDS encoding KUP/HAK/KT family potassium transporter, translating to MSKNLNKVTSAGLIIALGIIYGDIGTSPLYVLNEIIHGKVISEALILGSLSCVIWTLTLQTTIKYVILTLKADNKGEGGIFSLYALVRRRKKWLVVPAMIGGAALLADGIITPPISITSAIEGLRQLPSLSHIETSTIVGIVIAIISVIFFMQQFGTASIGKLFGPIMLVWFGMLAVLGAIHLLDDIAIFKAFNPYYAFELLTMYPKGFWLLGAVFLCTTGAEALYSDLGHCGKGNIRISWMFVKCCLILNYLGQGAWLLANYEGGPIPENLIAGGFNPFIGIMPQWFKLAGIIIATTAAIIASQALISGSFTLISEAMRLNLWPKMKIHYPTEEKGQLYIPGISLLLYIGCVAIVLYFQKSANMGAAYGLAITMCMISTSILFANFLVSRRVLPVWIYIYLIVYLAIELSFLVANLEKFMHGGYVTLIVGGALFAVMYVWFRSRKIKNRYVEFVRMEHYIPMIQELSNDKTIPKYATHLVYMTSANNPKEIEHKIMYSILNKKPKRADIYWFVHVDVLDDPYTCEYSVEHIIPNDIIRVEFRLGFRVEQRINLMFRKVVEELVNNKEVNITSRYESLEKNNVVGDFQFIVLEKYLSQDNELPFFERIVMKLYFWLKEISLGEERGFGLDPSNVTIEKFPLIVAPVSKLNLKRVYYEGSDFE from the coding sequence GTGAGTAAGAATTTAAACAAGGTTACCTCTGCAGGACTCATCATTGCACTCGGTATCATCTACGGCGACATCGGTACTTCCCCTCTTTATGTACTGAATGAAATCATTCATGGAAAAGTGATAAGTGAAGCATTGATCCTGGGATCATTATCCTGTGTGATATGGACACTGACACTTCAAACCACGATCAAATATGTGATCCTGACTTTAAAAGCGGATAACAAAGGGGAAGGTGGCATTTTCAGTCTCTACGCTTTGGTACGAAGAAGAAAAAAATGGTTGGTAGTACCTGCCATGATCGGTGGAGCGGCTTTACTTGCTGATGGGATCATCACTCCTCCCATCTCTATCACTTCTGCTATTGAGGGCTTACGACAATTGCCTTCATTAAGTCATATTGAAACCAGTACCATTGTTGGGATCGTGATCGCTATCATCAGCGTTATCTTTTTTATGCAGCAATTCGGTACTGCATCCATTGGTAAACTATTTGGTCCTATCATGCTGGTATGGTTTGGTATGCTGGCTGTTTTAGGCGCCATTCACTTATTGGATGATATCGCCATTTTCAAAGCATTCAATCCTTATTATGCATTCGAACTGCTGACCATGTATCCGAAAGGGTTCTGGCTTTTAGGTGCTGTATTCCTTTGTACCACCGGTGCTGAAGCCTTGTATAGTGATCTGGGCCATTGCGGAAAAGGAAATATCCGTATCTCATGGATGTTTGTGAAATGCTGTTTGATATTGAACTATCTCGGACAAGGAGCTTGGTTATTGGCCAATTATGAAGGGGGGCCTATTCCTGAAAATCTTATTGCAGGAGGTTTCAATCCATTCATTGGTATCATGCCACAATGGTTTAAACTGGCAGGTATCATCATCGCCACTACGGCTGCCATTATTGCGAGCCAGGCATTGATATCCGGATCTTTCACATTGATCAGTGAAGCCATGCGACTCAATCTTTGGCCAAAGATGAAGATCCATTATCCGACAGAAGAAAAGGGTCAATTGTATATACCCGGCATCAGTTTGTTATTGTACATCGGTTGCGTCGCCATCGTTTTGTATTTCCAGAAGTCTGCCAATATGGGCGCAGCTTATGGTTTAGCGATCACCATGTGTATGATCAGTACTTCTATTCTCTTCGCGAATTTTTTGGTAAGCAGGAGAGTACTGCCTGTATGGATCTATATTTATTTGATCGTGTATCTGGCCATTGAATTATCGTTCCTGGTTGCTAACCTGGAAAAATTCATGCATGGCGGTTATGTAACACTCATCGTCGGTGGCGCATTATTCGCAGTGATGTATGTATGGTTCAGAAGTAGAAAGATCAAAAACAGATATGTTGAATTCGTTCGGATGGAACATTATATACCCATGATCCAGGAGTTAAGTAATGATAAGACCATCCCGAAATACGCTACTCATCTGGTTTACATGACCAGCGCCAATAATCCGAAAGAGATAGAGCACAAGATCATGTACTCTATTTTGAACAAGAAACCCAAACGCGCGGATATTTATTGGTTTGTACACGTGGATGTTTTGGATGATCCTTATACCTGCGAATATTCCGTAGAACATATCATTCCGAATGATATCATTCGTGTTGAGTTCCGACTAGGCTTTAGGGTGGAACAACGCATTAACCTCATGTTCAGAAAAGTAGTAGAAGAACTCGTGAACAATAAAGAAGTGAATATCACCAGCCGATACGAGAGTTTAGAAAAGAACAATGTTGTGGGTGATTTTCAATTCATCGTATTGGAAAAGTATTTGAGTCAGGATAATGAACTCCCCTTCTTTGAACGTATCGTGATGAAATTATATTTCTGGTTGAAAGAGATCAGCCTGGGTGAAGAACGTGGTTTTGGACTTGACCCCAGCAATGTGACCATTGAAAAGTTCCCGCTGATCGTTGCACCGGTTTCCAAGCTGAACCTGAAGCGTGTTTATTACGAAGGAAGTGATTTTGAATGA
- a CDS encoding rhodanese-like domain-containing protein, with protein MNHISPQELKQRIEDDRLFLLDVREQTEHQEFNIGGKLIPLGELMLHTNEIPSDQPVVVYCKKGIRSQIAIQRLEEKLGLTNLINLKGGMDAWKRIFDQ; from the coding sequence ATGAACCATATCTCTCCACAGGAACTGAAACAAAGAATAGAGGATGACCGCTTGTTTCTTCTCGATGTAAGAGAACAAACGGAACATCAGGAATTCAATATTGGCGGTAAACTGATACCACTGGGAGAACTTATGCTACACACCAACGAAATACCCTCTGATCAACCCGTGGTTGTGTATTGTAAAAAAGGTATTAGAAGTCAAATCGCCATTCAAAGACTCGAAGAAAAACTGGGGCTCACCAATTTGATCAATCTCAAAGGAGGCATGGATGCCTGGAAGAGAATCTTTGATCAATGA